CATTCGATCATTTCGAATTGTGTCGTAACCGTAACAATCATGCCCTCAAATACTGCTGAAACAGTCGTAGTCGGGATGTCCGGCGGTGTTGACTCGTCCGTATCCGCCGCGTTATTGCTGGAACAGGGGTACAACGTTATCGGACTGTTCATGAAAAACTGGGAGGAGGATGACGATGATGAGTGCGGCGCGACAGAGGACTTGGCGGATGCCCAGGCTGTCTGTGATGTTTTGGATATACCCCTGAAGACAGTCAACTTCTCATATGAGTATTGGGAGCGCGTGTTTACCGGATTCCTGAGAGATCTTCAACGCGGAAAAACACCGAATCCAGATATCATCTGCAATGTTGAGATCAAGTTTCGCGAATTTCCTCAATGGGCGATGAGGCTCGGTGCCGATTACGTCGCTACCGGTCACTATGCGCGAATTGTGCGCGAGAACGGCACCTTGAATCTTCTCAAGGGAGTCGACAGGGACAAAGACCAAACCTACTTTCTTTATGGATTGAAGTCGGACGCACTCCACAATGCGATGTTTCCGATCGGTTTGATGACCAAGGACCAGGTGCGATCAAAGGCGCGAAAGCTGGGTCTTGAAGTTCATGACAAAAAGGGAAGTACCGGCATCTGCTTTATCGGACGGAGAAATTTCAAGTCGTTTGTCAGCCGCTACCTGGAATCGACCGAAGGCCCGATCATCGATTCACAAGGTACAGTGCTCGGAAAACATGACGGTGCCTTTTTATACACCATCGGTCAGCGCACCGGACTTGGGGTCGGCGGGCCGGGTGAGGCCTGGTACGTAGCAGACAAGGATATTGCAGGCAACAAGGTGGTGGCGGTACAGGGTCACGATCACCCTCTCCTATACAGTCGGCAAGCCACTATATCCAAACCCGCATGGATCTCGATACAGCACAGTTTGCCTCATGCGGCACAGGCAAAGGTGCGCTATCGGAGCGAAGAGCAAAACTGTCTTGTCTGTCATTCACAGGATCAGGGCTATTTTGTGGAATTTGAGCAACCCGTTCGCGCAGTCACACCCGGGCAATCCATTGTCTTCTACGACGATGAGATCTGTCTGGGCGGTGCGATAATCGAAGCCACGCAAACCTGACATGCTTACCGTCGGAATCACTGGAGGAATCGGCAGTGGAAAGTCTGCTGCCGCAGACAGGTTCGCCGAACTTGGCGTTCCTGTCATCGACGCCGATGTGATTGCACGGCAAATTGTGGAGCCTGGTCGACCCGCATGCAGCAAAGTGATCGAAACTTTCGGCGCTGAATTCGCTGCCGCCGACGGCGGACTGGATCGCGGCAAGCTGAGAAAACTGGTGTTTTCCGACTCCGGAAAGATAACCCGGCTTGAAGACATCCTGCACCCGGAGATTCACGCAGAAATCTTGCGCCGGCTGTCTGATCTGTCAGCGCCGTACGCCGTAGTTGTGATTCCGCTGCTGGCAGAAAGCAAACGCAGTTATCCGCTTGATCGGGTCTTGGTCATTGATGCACCATCGCAGCTGCAGATCAGCCGGGTGTCCGATCGCGACGGTGAGACTGCGCAGGAAGTCGAAAAAATCATCAGTCTGCAAGCGACGCGAAAGGATCGGTTGAGAGTCGCGGATGATGTCATCTCAAACACCGGCACCAGGCAATCGCTCACAAGTGCAGTGGATGAGTTGCACAGCAAGTATCTGGCGATCGCCGAAGATATGGGATGCTGACTGATGTCCGACCGCAAGGAAGTCAGGTCCGATCACAGCTCGATTGCCGATACAGGTTGGTTTCATGAAGAATGCGGGCAGGAACTCGGCGAACGATTGCAGTTCCTCCCGAACAAGCCGCAACGGATCGTCGATGTCGGGTGTCGTGTCGGACCGCTGAGTCGGTCGCTGCGCTCGAATTTTCCTGATGCGTCGGTCATTTCAGGCGATGCCCTGACGCGGTCAGGCCCTGAAACAGAACAGGGGAAGGTCGCAGACTGTTGCCCGGACAGTTTATCTGAACTGGAACGGATGTCACTTGAGGACGGCTCTGCAGGACTGATCGTGTCCAATCTTTCGGCCTCATATTGCGATCCGAAGGCATTTTTTGCAGAATGCTATCGGATACTGCGCGCGGACGGCGCACTTTTGTTTTCGATGTTCGCGGCTGGATCGTTGGAGGAGTTCCGCCTCGCCTGCCGCCATTCAGGTATCGCGCTCATTGATGGGAGGTTTCCCGAAATGCGCGACATCGGTGATCTGCTACTGGCCGGCGGCTTCGCAAATCCGGTTGTTGACACTGACTGCAGGCGTGTGCGTTATCCCGACATTCAATCCCTCATCCAAGTTCTCGATCAGTCTGGAGCATTCGCTGCGATGGTGGGCGATCACCGACCGCTATCGAAAAAAAGCGTACAATCTGAACTATCCGAACAGTTTCATGATCTGGATGGCAACGACAATTTCATGCTGACCGTAGACGTCATTTATGGAGTTGCGTGGAAAAATGAGTCCGGCGGCAGTACTGCCCATGTGCATTTTCATCCGGTGCAGGCATAGCTGTTCAGGCGATATCTGATCGATTGGTGAGTTTCCATGAATCTGATGACATCTCAGGAGTATTGCGAGTCGTTGGACAGTTACAGTCCGAATGTTTATGTTCGCGGCTCAAAAGTGGATAGTGTGGCAAGCCATCCGATGCTTGCGCCCGGAGTGAACGCCATCGCGATGACCTATGACTTCGCCAGGATGTCCGAACACCGGGACTACGCTCTCGCTGAACAGCACACCTCAGGTCGGACCGTCAATCGATTTGTGCATATCAATCGCGATGCAGACGATCTTCTTTGCAAGCTGGAATATGTCCGTGCGGTTTGTCAGCTGACCGGATGTGCGATGCGATATCTGTCCATGGATGGTCTGAACGCCTTGTTTCAGGCCACCTATCAGATGGATGCGGAATACGGCACCGAATATAGCACCCGTCTTATCGAGCAGATGCATCGTATCCAGCAAGAGGATCTGACAGTCGGCATCGCGATGACTGATGCGAAAGGCGACCGCTCGCTGCGACCGAGCGAACAGCCCAAGCCTGACAGTCATCTGCACATTGTGAATCGAAGACCCGATGGTATCGAGATCTCTGGTGTAAAGGCGATTGTCACCGCCGCACCTTATGTGCATGAGCTGTTTGTGTTGCCCGGTCGGAACATGTCCCGCGAGGATAAGGACTTCGCGGTCGCGTGTCAGGTACCGATTGACGCGAAAGGACTTACGATCATAGCTCGGCCTGCGGGGCGTCCCGGCGATCCCACGGCCGAATTCAGCAGCAGATTCGGACAGTCAACCGGGGTGTGTATTTTCGAGAACGTCTTCGTACCCTATGACCGGGTCTATATGTGCGGCGAATGGGAGCACGCCGAGTATCTGACCAAGACGTACGCCAACCATCATCGCCATACCTGTATTGGTGCCAGAGCCGGTTTTGGCGACCTTTTGATCGGGGCGTCCGGGATGATGATCGAGACCAACGGTCTTGATGCCAATGCTGAGCCGCATCTGAAAGACTCGATGGTGGAGTTGATCAAGACCGTCGAGAGTTTCTATGCATGCGGTGTTTCGGCGTCGGTGTATTGCACTACGACAGCGGCGGGCAACTGCGAGCCGGATGCGGTTTATTCGAACATCGGCAAGCTGATGCTGGCGAACTCAATCTATGACATGCATCGAATCGCCAACACTGTTTCGGGCGGCCTGATCGTGACACTTCCGCACCCAGACGATGACCACAATCCTGATACGATGCACAAACTGGACACACTGATGTCGGCGAGTCCCGATATTCCACCGCATCGCCGTGCGACTGTCGCCCGACTGATCGAGGATCTGACAGCCTCCCATTCCGGAGCCTGGTATTCGGTAATCAGCGTACATGGCGGAGGGTCACCAGAAGCGATGAAACGGGAAATTTACAGGAAATACCCGGTCGCAGCCAAGGCGGAGTTCGTTCAGCGCCTCATTGAGCGCGGTGTTCATGAAAGTTCCGGGAATACCGCGAAGCAGCCCGGTCAATGTTGCGATACCGGTTGCGAGCCTCCGGAAAAATCCACCATCCCAACGCGTGAGAAACGTCGATTACTTCGGTGAACTCAGCGAGAGTCGCCGCGATTCAGCATTGCCGTCAATCCGGTACGCAAATCTTCGCCAAGAAGTTCTGAGATCATCCGATCGCCAAGTCCTGCGGCTGTCGCATTCTCAAAGAGTTTCAGTGCCGAATCGCTCATTGATGATTCCAGTCCTGCCTGTCGGATCACCTGCTCAATGTATCTTGAATCTTTCAGCGCGTTTTGCACACTGAAGACATAGCCCCCGTAGTCATGATCATTGACGATCTGTCCGATTATCCTGTCCAGAGCAACCGAATTTCCTGATCCTCGGCAGATGATTCGGTAAAACTTCTCCCAGTCGATTCCCAACACATCCGCGGCATGGAAGGTTTCGATGATGGAGCGTACCATGCCCAAAACGAGGTAATTGCTGATCAGTTTGGCTTGTCCACCGGACCCGATGGGGCCGAAGTGCAAAATCGATGAACAGAAATTGTTGAGGATCGGTTCGACCCTGTCGAGTACCTCGTCGTCAGCACCGACAAATGCACCGAGCTCACCTGCATCGGACTGGGCTTTTCCGCCAGCGAGCGGCGCCTCGGCGAACAGCACTGATCTTTCCGTCAGTCGTTGCGCCAACTCCAATGTCGCGCCAACTGATGACGTCCCGGTATCCAGTACCAGATGCTGGTCATTCAGGACCGCCCATATCTCGGTGATGGTGTTGCTCACATCGTCTGAGGTTGGCAGACAGAGAATTACGATATCGCTGACTTCGACAGCCTCTGACTTTGACTTGCATAACCGGGCTCCCAATTGAACCAGTCGATCCACATTGTCTTTGCTTCGATGCACCGTTACGAACACCTGATGACCGCCTTTGAGCAGGTTCGATGCAATCCCAAACCCGATGGCACCGAGTCCAATCACCGTAATCCGTTCACTCATCACTGCCTGCTAAACACAAAGTTCCTGTTATGAGCTGTCAGATTGTCCAACCGCCATCGACAACAAAGAACTGACCGGTTGCGACTTTCGACTCATCCGATGCAAGATAAACGATGATCGGAGCAATGTCCTCCGGTTGCGACATCTTTCCTGTAGGTTGGCGGGTGAGTATTTCCTGGTAGGCTTGCTCATAATCGCCGCGAGCTTTCAGCCGCTCTGTGAGTGAGGGAGTCAGAACGGTCCCGGGGCATACGGCGTTGCATCGGATTCCCTGCTTGATATAGTCGCGGGCGATAGCCTTGGTCAGGCCAAGCACCGCGCCTTTGGTTGCGCCATATACACAGCGACTGGCGGCACCGGTGATCGCAGAAACAACACTTGCCATATTGATGATCGAACCGCCGCCGTTCTCGATCATCGCCGGAAGAAACGTCTCGATCACTCTGGCATGACTTCGGACATTGATAGAAAGTGACTTTTCCCAGATGTCATCATCAGCGTCTTCTAGTGTGCCGTGATGGACATATCCGGCACAGTTGAATACTACGTCAGGTGTCGGCACTGTCTGTGGTAAGCGGGCAATCGCTGAGCTGTCGGTCACATCCAGCTGAAGGCAGTGAATGTTGTCACTTTCCTTTTCCAGACTGGTCAATGAAGGTGCATCGACATCCGACGCGAATACGGTAGCGCCCTCATTGGCCATGGCAATCGCGCTGGCCCTGCCAATACCCATTCCAGCAGCAGTCATAAACACGATCTTGTTTTCCAATCTGTCCATAATATTCGCTCTGTGAACAATAAAATCAGTGATGTACGACTCTCACATACCTCTGCGGTCCGCCACGTATTTGTTCGTTGTTGACCGCACCGTGAACACGAGTGATGAACTCATCAAACAGCGGAACAGTAAAGTCGGTAAATCCGTAACTTGGGCTGTAGATCAGTCCGCTGCTGATCAATGCCTCTGTAGTGGAACTGACCTGTTGTGAAGTTTTCCCCAGAATTTTTTCTGCTAATCCGGTCCGATACGGTCTGTTCTCGCATTGAGCCATTGCATGCAGATAATTTTTTTGTGTATCCGAAGTCCGCGCGTAACGAGACCTGAAAGAATTTTGATCCAGTCGGTGCGCGGCAAGAATACTTGAGTCTTTGACATCGGAAAGGGTGATAACAGGTCCCTGAGCTGTATTCCATACTTGGTATCCCCACTCCTGAAGAAAATACGGATAACCTTGGGTTTGACTGAACACGTCGTCTATAGCGTTGTTTTCAAATTCAACGTCTTCACGTTGGGCTGGAACGACGAGTGCGCGCCTTGCGTCGACAGAACTGAGTGGTCCAACTTCTGGATACTGAAACAGTCGTTCTGCGTAAGTTCCTGCATTGCCAGCGAGTTTAATCAGAGAAGGCAGTCCCGCGCCGATCACCAATATGGGCAGGTTCTTTTGATTTGTGCGATGCATGGCCATAACGAGCGCTTCGAACTCGTTCGAAGGAAGACTTTGAACTTCATCGATAAGAATTACGATTGACACGTTTCGACACTTAGCCGCTTCACCAACTGCCAAAAACAGTTCAGCGAGATCCCGGGCTAATACGCCGCTGTCCGCGGTACCTCGTTGTGGATCAATATCCAAGGATATCTCAACACCTTCCACTCTTACCTTGATTGTCTCAACAAAACTCTTAAGCACCCGTAGGCCCGATTTAACGTACCCATTGACTCTACCGGTGTTGTCCAGTATCAGTAAAACCGAGCGTAATGCGGGAACAATCGACTTGAGAAAAGGCTCTGTGTTGCTCACCTCAATATATTCGGTAATCGCGTTTTCGCTTTCTGCAATCTCCTGAATTTCATTCAGCAGGACATTTTTTCCCGACCCCGCGCAAACCGACAAATATGAAACTGCGCGATGAGCGCATGGAGTTGCTGCGCTTTACGGCGACCCGCGCATCATTGAGCATAGAATCGCGTCCGGCGAGTTCTGGCGTGTCGTGCCTGCACCTGGCATATAAGGATTGATTGATGGGTCCATATAACTGCTTACGTGAGGTCTGTATTGAAATTAGGAATGTTTTCATTAGGTACTCTGCTTATAACCGATCAGCTTCCGCAAAAATGTGCTCGCGATGTTCCGGGTCTGGGTGCATGGCTTTGTGTCTTTTGCGCTTGATGTCACTGGACCGCGACTAGCGAAAATCTTATGTTGATGTTCATTTATCGTGCAATTATTCACTTTTTATTTTTTTGACCTGAAATGAACAGAATGTACTCTACTGCTCTGATTCTTGAGATTTCATATTTCTTGTGCTCAGCAAAGTAATCCTGTATTTTTTTAACTGACGGCAAATCCAAATGTGAATGACAAAACTCAAAGTAGCATAAATAATCTTTTTTCTGTTTCTTTTTACTACTGGAAATATTTGTTTCGAAACTTCTAGCAACATTGCTGTCCCAAATCGGAAATACTTTGGGATTGATGAAATGCAATGCCTTGCTAAGGCCAATCCAAGAATCGTTAATTGGTGAATGCTCGAATCCGGCTGCGAAATGTTTCGCTTCTTCACATGAGATTCTGAAAGCATCCAAAATAGTTTGGTCTTTTTTATGCTGCGCAATTTGTGCTTCCTTCAATTCACAAGACTTCAGGACTGTTGGCATCCAACTATAAGCTATGTGCGCAATGGCCAGAATCGCATCATCTTCAGTTTCAGTATTAGATTTGGTTTGTTCATAAAGAACTTTGCAACTTCTCAATAGATATGGATACGAGCGTATATAGTAGTTTTCAGGGTCATGAATACTGGATTTGATGTCTGTCAAATCATTTTCAAGTATTGCTTTCGCTGACTCTTGGTCCATAGTTGAAGAATCCTCCGTGAACAAATTAGATGATATGGAAACCTCTCACCTTGGCAGTTAGAATAAGGTTGAACCAACCAACTAACACAAAGTGAGAGGTTAACAATGCAGACTACATACGATAACACAACCATTGGGTTGGATTTGGCCAAGAACGTGTTTTACTTGTCGGAGATGAACCGCAACATGAAATTGATCCGTCAGGCCAAGCTTAAGCGCAACCAGGTGTTGGGGTATTTTGCCAGATTAGATGCAGCCAAGGTCCGCTGTGTGGCGATGGAGGCTTGTGGTGGGGCACATGACTGGGGTCGCAAGTTTCAGGAGTTGGGACTACCGGTTCGGTTGTTGCCGACAAGGTGGGTGAAGACTTATGTGCTCAACAACAAAAAGGAAGCCAATGTAGGTAACGGTCTCAAAATCCCCAGAAGTAGCGGTTGAAATTCCCCACTTCGGGGTGAATCGGTGAAACACCCGGCAAGTCGCTCAAACACGCTGAGCTTGTGCTCGGTTTCCCGAAGCAGCAAGCCTCCGGCATCTGAGGTGAGCCGTCCGCCATCGAAACGGGCGGAAACCTGGCGGTTGAACAAGCGGTCAAATTCGATGCTGGCTGTGGCACACTGTGTAGTCATGGGCTTTGCGTCTCTTGATGTGTTAACTGCTTGTATTTATTAGCAATTTATCACAATACAAAGCCCATTTCAGTTTTTTGGTGAGTTTTCCGGGCTAGATGCCGTTGCAAAAATGCAACATTTCCCAAAAATTCAATTTTTTCCTGATTTCTTTTAAATTTGAAGATATTTGTTCGAAATTGACCAATATGATGCAAAAAAACTCATTAAAACAAACAGATAAATAATATATTCCATGCATGCAAGTAATATGCAGGTAATATAAATTAAGTATTGAGAATGTATATGAATTTTTAGCATATGACGACCCTAAAATGTTGAAACACAAAACATAAATAGTCTAAGTATTCATACTGGTTAAATCGAAGTGAAGGTAGTGGCTGAAACAGGAAAAACCTTCAGTCTCAAAGGAAGGAGTTAGAATATTGGGTCAAAAAAGAACATTCTCAGGAGTATTAATGGTACTGATTTTTTCAGTGCCCTTTTTTGTCATTGCGCACATGACATACGCGGATACTTCTGGCCAAACGGACGTCGAAGTGTCAATTAGTGATCCTAACGAGCACATTCGAACGTCCGGTTATCTTTACGTAACTGAACAGAAAAACAACGCACTTCATTGGGTGAAGCTTGACGTTGGTGCTGATGCCGATGGAAAGATCCAGGTTGATCTGGTGGAAACCCAGGAGTTTACAACTTTAGCAGAAAACAAATTGACTGTAGATCAACCCGGTCAAAATGTTGACGGTGATTTTCAGATTCTTGGTGGTGGAAGTAGGACTAGGTTGACAATAAAAAATGGCGTAATTACAGGTCCATCAGGTAAAACGAATTCAAACGCGGTCGGAATTGTAATCGCAGATGACACACGGATTGAAGGGCCAGAGCAATTTGAGATTCGATTCACCAAGACTGGGGGAAATATCAAATTCCCAAATGATGCTCAGGAACTTCGGCTTAAAGTTTGGATCACCGACAATAGCGACACTTTGGCTCTGACAGTCGACACCGAACCAAATACAACGTCCATAGAAAAGTCCACCCGTGTGGCTGAAGGAACTTTGGCGAAGTTCCGATTTTCGCTTGAGCGTCCGCTTGAGGAAGGTGAGTATGCCCAAGCCAGGATTTTCACAGACATCAGGGCGCCTATAGATTTCTTACAGACAAATCAAACCGTAGCAAGTAACGACGACTTTTCCGCGTTTTCAGATGAAAATTCTAAGTTGATCACTTGGAAGGAAGGGCAGCAGCACCGAGACATTTCAATTCCGACAACGAGTGACAATATCGATGAACTAGACGAAGTTTTTGCATTGGTTGTTTC
This portion of the Acidiferrobacterales bacterium genome encodes:
- the mnmA gene encoding tRNA 2-thiouridine(34) synthase MnmA; this encodes MPSNTAETVVVGMSGGVDSSVSAALLLEQGYNVIGLFMKNWEEDDDDECGATEDLADAQAVCDVLDIPLKTVNFSYEYWERVFTGFLRDLQRGKTPNPDIICNVEIKFREFPQWAMRLGADYVATGHYARIVRENGTLNLLKGVDRDKDQTYFLYGLKSDALHNAMFPIGLMTKDQVRSKARKLGLEVHDKKGSTGICFIGRRNFKSFVSRYLESTEGPIIDSQGTVLGKHDGAFLYTIGQRTGLGVGGPGEAWYVADKDIAGNKVVAVQGHDHPLLYSRQATISKPAWISIQHSLPHAAQAKVRYRSEEQNCLVCHSQDQGYFVEFEQPVRAVTPGQSIVFYDDEICLGGAIIEATQT
- the coaE gene encoding dephospho-CoA kinase (Dephospho-CoA kinase (CoaE) performs the final step in coenzyme A biosynthesis.), translating into MLTVGITGGIGSGKSAAADRFAELGVPVIDADVIARQIVEPGRPACSKVIETFGAEFAAADGGLDRGKLRKLVFSDSGKITRLEDILHPEIHAEILRRLSDLSAPYAVVVIPLLAESKRSYPLDRVLVIDAPSQLQISRVSDRDGETAQEVEKIISLQATRKDRLRVADDVISNTGTRQSLTSAVDELHSKYLAIAEDMGC
- a CDS encoding methyltransferase domain-containing protein, with the protein product MSDRKEVRSDHSSIADTGWFHEECGQELGERLQFLPNKPQRIVDVGCRVGPLSRSLRSNFPDASVISGDALTRSGPETEQGKVADCCPDSLSELERMSLEDGSAGLIVSNLSASYCDPKAFFAECYRILRADGALLFSMFAAGSLEEFRLACRHSGIALIDGRFPEMRDIGDLLLAGGFANPVVDTDCRRVRYPDIQSLIQVLDQSGAFAAMVGDHRPLSKKSVQSELSEQFHDLDGNDNFMLTVDVIYGVAWKNESGGSTAHVHFHPVQA
- a CDS encoding NAD(P)-dependent oxidoreductase → MSERITVIGLGAIGFGIASNLLKGGHQVFVTVHRSKDNVDRLVQLGARLCKSKSEAVEVSDIVILCLPTSDDVSNTITEIWAVLNDQHLVLDTGTSSVGATLELAQRLTERSVLFAEAPLAGGKAQSDAGELGAFVGADDEVLDRVEPILNNFCSSILHFGPIGSGGQAKLISNYLVLGMVRSIIETFHAADVLGIDWEKFYRIICRGSGNSVALDRIIGQIVNDHDYGGYVFSVQNALKDSRYIEQVIRQAGLESSMSDSALKLFENATAAGLGDRMISELLGEDLRTGLTAMLNRGDSR
- a CDS encoding SDR family oxidoreductase, translating into MDRLENKIVFMTAAGMGIGRASAIAMANEGATVFASDVDAPSLTSLEKESDNIHCLQLDVTDSSAIARLPQTVPTPDVVFNCAGYVHHGTLEDADDDIWEKSLSINVRSHARVIETFLPAMIENGGGSIINMASVVSAITGAASRCVYGATKGAVLGLTKAIARDYIKQGIRCNAVCPGTVLTPSLTERLKARGDYEQAYQEILTRQPTGKMSQPEDIAPIIVYLASDESKVATGQFFVVDGGWTI